aatggaggggggagagaagatagacacctgtagacctacttcactgcctgtgaagtgacacccctgtaggtggggaaccaaggactcgaaccgggactcttaagccggtccttgcactttgtgccatgtgcacttaacccgctacgctaccacccgactcccagtttctctttgtctaacctattaaaaaaatggaaaaaattgtggtccgggaggtgacgcagtggataaagcattggaatctcaagcatgaggtcctgagttcgatccccagcagcacatgtgccagagcaatgtctggttctttctctcctcctatctttcatgaataaataaattctttttaaaaaaatggaaaaaatggccaccaggagtagtgtattcatagtgctggcagtgataaccctggaagaaagaaaaaacatctgGGCATTCTggggaggatagcataatggtgtcTATTCTATCTAAATGGTTTCTGATACAGACCctgagccttaagcatgaaattcttttgcttaATGACTATAGTCTCCCTTcactttagggagtcaggcggtagcatagtgagTTAAGCTCagggactgttgtaaggatcccagttccagcccctggatccccacctgcaggggagtcacgtcacaggcggtgaagcaggtctgcaggtgtcttatctttctctccccttcactgtcgtccccatctctctctgtcctaacaacgacgacatcaataacaacaactaaagacgagggcaacaaaagggaaaataaataaaattttttaaaaagtgaattttcTTTCGGAGGGTTCAAGTTGCTATGTATATATAGTTAGAAATATACTGCAGGTAAGAACTGGCATACctactttgtgtgtgtctctacctttataagaaaaaataaagggggggaatggggaaatatcataatggttttgcaaagagactcatgcctgaggctccaaagtcccaggttcaatcccctgtaccaccataagccagagctgaacagtgtgtgtttctctctctgtatctctctcacacataaatttttttaaaaagaagaaaagaaaaaagggggagagtaCCAGGAAGAGGGGAAGCCATGTTGAACTTTGATTTTGAATGAATAGTTTGTTAATGAATTTCATTGTCTGATTTTTATCTTTGTAGGCAGCCTGCTTCTGCAAAGTGGTACGATCGAAGGGACTATGTCTTCATTGAGTTTTGTGTTGAAGACAGTAAAGATGTTAATGTAAATTTTGAAAAATCTAAACTTACATTCAGGTAAATAACACTTTGATGTCATTAGGCAAAAGGCTTATTGTAGAAAGCCAATTTTGACTTGCTTGTCAAAACTTGTGCTTGCTTTTTCACTAACATTTCTAATCTTAACTgctcatttctttgtttcttacagTTGTCTCGGAGGAAGTGATAATTTTAAGCATTTAAATGAAATTGATCTTTTTCACTGTATTGATCCAAATGTGAGTAGTCTTGATGTTTTGTTACCTAAGTGAATGAACAAATGATATTTCAAGTACTTTCTGACAATAAACTTTCATTAACTGTTCAAAGGCTAACTTAAGACAGTACtcttaaaggtgttttttttttttatctaaatatAGAGACTCTTGAGTGatttggaaggtggtgcagtagataaggcattggactctcaagaatgaggtcctctGCTATCTtttgtcatgaataaataagatcttaattaaaaataatcttgAAGCAATTCAATGATTATACCATATTTAGTTGATAATTAGATTTATTTATGGTTTAAAAGCCTTgcagtttatccactgtgccaccacttggccctaaatcttaattttattattattattatttattggggcgTTAATGTTtaacactcaacagtaaatacaatagtttgtacatgcataacattccccagtttcccatataacagtacaatccccactaggtcctctgtcatccttcttggacctgtattcttcccatccaccgacccccaccccagagtcttttactttggtgtgatacgccaattccttttcaggttctacttctgttttcttttctgatcttgtttttcaacttctgcctgagagtagatcatcccatattcatccttctgtttctgacttatttcatttaacatgaatttttcgagGTCTATTCAAGATCtggtgaaaacggtgaagtcaccatttttttacaactgagttttttgtttgtttgtttgttttaattttaccagagcactactcagctctctggcttctggtggtgtgaggaattgaacctggacttcggagcttcaggagtgatagtctgtttacataaccattatgctatttacccccactagagaaagaaccagacaatcactctggtatatgtgctgctgggaatcaaatttaggacctcatgcttgagagtccagtgctttatccactgccacctcctggaccacctaaatCTTAAAATCTATGTTTACTTTGTATAGAGAGTGAATTTTATTTACAACTGTATACATTagggaatattttattttcccttttgttgcctttgttattttcgttgttgttggattggataggacagagagaaatggagagaggaggaggagagaaagatagacatctgcagacctgccttatcaCCTGTGTAGCTagtcttctgcaggtggggagctgggggctcgccccaggatccttgagctggtccttatgcttcatgggACGTGCACTTaaatcactgtgctactgcccgactcccaggggatTTCTTAAATGGTTTTGAGGGGGTGTTTAGAATTtggagaaaatgaagagaaaggggagtcgggcgatagcgcggtgggttaagcgcacatggcacaaagtgcaaggaccagaggaaggatcccagtttgagtccccagctccccacctgcaggggagtcacttcacaggtggtgaagcaggtctgcaggagtctttctctccccttctctccatttctctatgttctatccaacaacaagggcaacaaaagggaataaatatttttaaaaattaagaaaatgaagagaaagaaactagATTAGGAATgacaatttattttcccttttgttgcccttgttttttattgttgtagttgttgttattgatgtcattgttagataggacagtgagaaattgagagagatgggggagggaaagatagacacctgcagacctgcttcagtgctgtgaagccctttgcaggtggggagctgggagcttgaaccagggtccgtACTCGGGATTCTTAGtctaccggtccttgcacatggcgccacatgtgcttaacacgctgcgccattgcccaactcccacaacttACTTTCTGTCCTATAGTGATACTAGGAAAATAAATGGAGTAAtggtgcttttttgttgttgtttaatcactattattatttctaGGATTCCAAGCATAAAAGAACGGACAGGTCAATTTTATGTTGTTTGCGAAAAGGAGAATCTGGTCAGTCATGGCCAAGGTTAACAAAAGAAAGGGCAAAGgtaagtttttctttctctctttgttaattttaatatttttatgtagtaagacttaaaatttttttgttgttgttgttaatgagagaatcagagcatcgctATAACATGTCCAGTGCAAAGTGTTGAACtgaagacttcatgcttgactgTCCAAGGTTCTATCCACTGCCCACCTCCCAGATTCCCTAAAGATTTGTTTAGTATGTAGATGGTGTTTTGtagctgtaattttttttatatttatttattttcccttttgttgtccttgttgtgtaacattgttgtggttattggtgttgttgttggattggaa
This portion of the Erinaceus europaeus chromosome 7, mEriEur2.1, whole genome shotgun sequence genome encodes:
- the PTGES3 gene encoding prostaglandin E synthase 3 isoform X1: MQPASAKWYDRRDYVFIEFCVEDSKDVNVNFEKSKLTFSCLGGSDNFKHLNEIDLFHCIDPNDSKHKRTDRSILCCLRKGESGQSWPRLTKERAKLNWLSVDFNNWKDWEDDSDEDMSNFDRFSEDSQDSDDEKMPDLE
- the PTGES3 gene encoding prostaglandin E synthase 3 isoform X2, which encodes MQPASAKWYDRRDYVFIEFCVEDSKDVNVNFEKSKLTFSCLGGSDNFKHLNEIDLFHCIDPNLNWLSVDFNNWKDWEDDSDEDMSNFDRFSEDSQDSDDEKMPDLE